A single Phragmites australis chromosome 4, lpPhrAust1.1, whole genome shotgun sequence DNA region contains:
- the LOC133915317 gene encoding uncharacterized protein LOC133915317: MVTVSRALGSAFTGFTRTPAAAPTGTTLPSPCGSSALLWHWRWSQGSRARRFSSGRAARISMSLRAGIVGLPNVGKSTLFNAIVENGKAQAANFPFCTINPNVGIVAIPDLRLHVLSKLSKSQQTVPTSIELVDIAGLVKGASKGEGLGNQFLSNIREVDSILQVVRCFEDDDIVHVNGKVDPKSDIDVINLELIFSDLEQIEKRLDKLKKSKTKDAQVKVKEQAERSGLEKIQQVLMDGKPARSVDLADHEKEAIQHLYLLTMKPVIYVANVTESDLAEPDSNPHVKEVAKAASDLQSGMVIISAQVEAELAELPLEERVEYLKSLGVTESGLGNLVKATYNLLGLRTYFTTGDKETKAWTILSGMTAPQAAGVIHSDFQKGFIRAETVSYDNFVAAGSLGAAREKGLLRLEGKDYIVQEGDVMLFRFNV; this comes from the exons ATGGTGACGGTGTCACGCGCGCTCGGCTCCGCGTTCACCGGCTTCACGCGGACCCCCGCCGCGGCGCCGACCGGGACGACCTTGCCCTCCCCGTGTGGCTCGTCGGCGCTCCTCTGGCACTGGCGTTGGAGCCAGGGTAGCCGCGCCCGGCGCTTCTCGTCCGGCCGCGCCGCGCGGATTAGCATGAGCCTCCGCGCCGGCATCGTCGGCCTGCCGAACGTCGGCAAGTCCACCCTCTTCAACGCCATT GTTGAAAATGGGAAGGCACAAGCTGCAAATTTTCCCTTTTGCACCATAAACCCGAATGTTGGCATTGTGGCTATCCCTGATCTTCGCTTGCATGTGCTCTCAAAATTAAGCAAGTCACAGCAGACGGTCCCAACATCCATAGAGCTAGTGGACATTGCTGGTCTCGTCAAAGGAGCAAGCAAAGGAGAG GGACTAGGAAACCAATTTCTTTCAAACATCCGTGAAGTAGATTCCATACTTCAG GTTGTGCGATGCTTCGAGGATGATGATATTGTTCATGTGAATGGTAAGGTTGATCCCAAGTCAGACATTGATGTCATTAACCTAGAGCTGATATTTTCTGATCTTGAACAG ATAGAGAAGAGGTTagataagctcaagaagagcaaAACTAAAGATGCACAAGTAAAAGTGAAG GAGCAAGCAGAGAGGTCAGGATTGGAAAAAATTCAGCAGGTGCTTATGGATGGAAAGCCTGCAAGATCTGTTGATTTGGCTGACCATGAGAAAGAAGCTATACAGCATCTTTATCTGCTAACAATGAAACCTGTCATTTACGTTGCTAATGTAACagaatctgatcttgctgaaccAGATAGCAATCCTCATGTCAAAGAGGTGGCTAAAGCAGCATCAGACTTGCAGTCTGGTATGGTTATAATATCAGCTCAG GTTGAAGCTGAACTCGCTGAGCTACCATTGGAAGAGAGAGTAGAATACTTGAAATCTCTTGGTGTTACTGAAAGTGGACTTGGCAATTTGGTAAAAGCAACATATAACCTTTTGGGATTGAGAACTTATTTCACGACTGGAGACAAG GAAACAAAAGCTTGGACTATTCTTTCAG GCATGACTGCACCTCAAGCGGCGGGAGTTATTCATAGTGACTTTCAAAAAGGATTCATTAGAGCTGAAACT GTTTCCTATGATAATTTTGTTGCCGCTGGTTCTCTTGGAGCAGCAAGGGAGAAAGGACTG CTGAGGTTGGAAGGGAAGGATTATATTGTGCAGGAAGGAGATGTCATGCTTTTCAGATTCAACGTGTGA
- the LOC133915315 gene encoding LOW QUALITY PROTEIN: pentatricopeptide repeat-containing protein At4g21300-like (The sequence of the model RefSeq protein was modified relative to this genomic sequence to represent the inferred CDS: deleted 2 bases in 1 codon), with the protein MRLAHCRLKPPPRPCVSTMFSTAAAVTSAPTADRLLAILRGCISASHLSLGLQIHARAVASGLLAAHPALQTRLLGMYVLARRFRDAVSVFSSLPRGAAASALPWNWLIRGFTAAGHHGLAVLFYLKMWSHPAAPRPDGHTLPYVVKSCAALGAVALGRLVHRTARRGIGLGRDVYVGSALIKMYADASLLRNAREMFDGMAERDCVLWNVMMDGCIKGGDVASAVGLFRDMRASGCKPNFATLACFLSVCAAEADLLSGLQLHSLAMKCGLEPEVAVANTLLSMYAKCRCLDDAWRLFDLMPRDDLVTWNGMISGCVQNGLLDEALGLFCDMQRSGVRPDSVTLVSLLPALTDLNGFKQGKEIHGYIVRNCVHMDVFLVSALVDIYFKCRDVRMAQNVYDAARAIDVVIGSTMISGYVLNMMSEEAVQMFQYLLEQCIKPNAVTVASMLPVCASMAAMKLGQEIHGYVLRNAYEGKCYVESALMDMYAKCGRLDLSHYIFSKMSAKDEVTWNSMISSFSQNGEPEEALDLFRQMSMEGIKYNSVTISSALSACASLPAIYYGKEIHGVIIKGPIRADIFTESGLIDMYGKCGNLELALRVFKFMPDKNEVSWNSIISAYGAHGLVKESVSLLRRMQEEGFKPDHVTFLALISARAHAGQVEEGLQLFQCMTKEYQIAPRIEHFACMVGLYSRSGKLDKAVQFIADMPFKPDAGIWGALLHACHVHRNVELADIASQELFKLDPDNSGYYVLMSNINAVAGRWDSVSKVRRLMKDNKVQKIPGYSWVDVNNSSHLFVAADKSHPESEDIYMSLKSLLQELREEGYIPRPDLCHPMHPDNSIQQCCS; encoded by the exons ATGCGCCTCGCTCACTGCCGCCTCAAACCTCCGCCGCGGCCATGCGTCTCAACGATGTTCTCCACCGCGGCCGCCGTAACGAGCGCCCCCACCGCGGATCGCCTGCTCGCGATCCTCCGCGGCTGCATCTCTGCGTCCCACCTCTCTCTGGGCCTCCAAATCCACGCGCGAGCCGTCGCCtccggcctcctcgccgcccaCCCAGCGCTCCAGACCCGGCTCCTCGGCATGTACGTCCTCGCGCGCCGGTTCCGCGACGCTGTCTCCGTGTTCTCCTCGCTCCCtcgcggcgccgccgcctccgcgctGCCCTGGAACTGGCTCATCCGCGGGTTCACCGCGGCTGGACACCACGGCCTCGCCGTCCTCTTCTACCTCAAGATGTGGAGCcaccccgccgcgccgcgcccggACGGGCACACCCTCCCCTACGTGGTCAAGTCCTGCGCCGCGCTCGGCGCGGTCGCCCTCGGCCGCCTCGTGCATCGCACAGCGCGGCGCGGG ATCGGGCTCGGCCGCGACGTGTACGTTGGGAGCGCGCTCATCAAGATGTACGCTGACGCTAGCCTCCTGAGGAACGCCCGGGAAATGTTCGACGGAATGGCAGAGCGGGACTGCGTCCTGTGGAACGTGATGATGGACGGGTGCATTAAGGGCGGAGACGTAGCCAGCGCGGTGGGGCTGTTCCGCGACATGAGGGCGTCCGGTTGCAAGCCCAATTTCGCAACACTGGCATGCTTTCTATCGGTTTGTGCTGCGGAGGCTGACTTACTGTCTGGGTTGCAGCTCCACTCTCTGGCGATGAAGTGTGGGTTAGAGCCAGAGGTGGCAGTGGCTAACACATTGCTGTCAATGTATGCCAAATGCCGATGCTTGGATGATGCATGGAGGTTGTTCGACCTGATGCCACGAGATGACTTGGTAACCTGGAATGGGATGATCTCAGGTTGTGTTCAGAATGGGCTTCTCGACGAGGCATTGGGGTTGTTCTGTGATATGCAAAGGAGTGGTGTTCGACCAGATTCAGTTACACTGGTGAGCTTGTTACCAGCTTTGACTGACTTGAATGGTTTCAAGCAGGGGAAGGAGATACATGGTTATATTGTCAGGAACTGTGTGCACATGGATGTATTCTTGGTGAGTGCTTTGGTGGACATATATTTCAAGTGCAGGGATGTGAGGATGGCACAGAATGTGTATGATGCTGCTAGGGCCATTGATGTGGTTATTGGCAGTACAATGATATCAGGTTACGTCCTTAATATGATGAGTGAAGAGGCAGTGCAAATGTTTCAGTACTTGTTAGAACAGTGCATCAAACCAAATGCTGTTACTGTAGCTAGCATGTTGCCTGTATGTGCTAGCATGGCCGCTATGAAGCTTGGTCAGGAGATCCATGGTTATGTTCTAAGAAATGCTTATGAAGGAAAATGTTATGTGGAGAGTGCACTAATGGACATGTATGCAAAATGTGGCAGACTTGACCTGAGCCATTATATCTTTTCCAAGATGTCTGCAAAGGATGAGGTGACGTGGAActcaatgatttcaagcttttcacagaatgGAGAACCAGAAGAAGCTCTAGACCTTTTCCGTCAAATGAGTATGGAAGGAATAAAGTACAATAGTGTAACCATATCTTCTGCCCTATCAGCATGCGCGAGTTTACCAGCTATATATTATGGAAAGGAGATTCATGGTGTTATCATAAAGGGTCCTATAAGGGCAGACATATTCACTGAAAGTGGTCTGATAGACATGTACGGAAAATGTGGGAACTTGGAGTTGGCTCTTCGTGTTTTCAAATTCATGCCTGATAAGAATGAAGTGTCATGGAATAGTATAATTTCTGCCTATGGGGCTCATGGTCTTGTTAAAGAATCGGTGAGCTTGTTACGTCGTATGCAGGAGGAAGGATTCAAGCCAGATCATGTAACATTCCTTGCTTTGATATCTGCTCGTGCTCATGCTGGGCAGGTTGAAGAAGGACTCCAACTTTTTCAATGCATGACTAAGGAATATCAGATTGCACCACGAATAGAGCATTTTGCTTGTATGGTTGGCCTATACAGTCGTTCAGGGAAGTTAGATAAAGCTGTACAATTTATTGCTGATATGCCTTTCAAACCGGATGCTGGCATTTGGGGTGCCCTTCTCCATGCTTGCCATGTGCATCGCAATGTTGAACTTGCGGACATTGCTTCCCAAGAATTATTCAAGTTAGATCCCGATAATTCTGGTTATTATGTCCTCATGTCCAATATCAATGCAGTTGCTGGACGATGGGATAGTGTATCAAAAGTTAGAAGATTGATGAAGGATAATAAAGTCCAGAAGATACCTGGATACAGCTGGGTAGATGTAAATAACAGCAGCCATTTATTTGTTGCAGCAGATAAAAGCCACCCTGAATCTGAAGATATCTACATGTCCTTGAAGAGCCTTCTTCAAGAACTAAGAGAGGAAGGCTACATTCCGAGACCAGATCTTTGTCACCCCATGCACCCAGACAACAGCATACAG CAATGCTGCTCCTGA